The Thunnus thynnus chromosome 1, fThuThy2.1, whole genome shotgun sequence nucleotide sequence GAGTAGTTTTTGTAAGGAACATCTTGTCGACTATTAGTGAAAAAACAGTCTGCAACAATGACTGAAATGGTGACAATTcaaaacaactcaaaacaacaaatctGGAAAAGATTTAGCTTAGTCCACTACTgacatatactgtgtatatatgcaGTGAGGGAAAGCTGATGTTTCATTTAAGATTTAGGACTGAATCACGTAACTGCCTGTGTTTTTACTCatggaaaaataacatttgtgaCAAAATACTAGGAATCTGCAAAAAAAGCGCATTTGAAAAGACAGACACAGTGTCTGGTCATGTCTACATCTGTTAAATCACTTGTTCTGTTACTTTTggctgataaaaaaataatattttttgttttgacatcaCGCTTTACACACCAACCAATCATAAAAGTCCACGACTTCTAATTCTACAAGACAGTCCGTGTAATCATCCGTGGTGCTCATTTCTCTAAGCGAGCTCTCTGCTCCTTTTGAAAAGTTCCAAAATCATTAATGAGCAGTTTCTGTGAGGAATATCCTGTTGATTGTTGGAGACAAAGGTCAGTTAGTGACTGAAACGCTGACATTTATAACTCCAAACCAACAgatggaatatatatatatatatatatatatatatatagtatattatcCGTCTCTGTGTACCACAAAAGTCTGTGTTTTTACTTGTGAAATAGATAAATAAcatgtatttctttcatttcttccttttttaagTAATATTAGATTAGTCAGATGTTCCATATACCATCCAATCATAAATGTAATTGCTCCTCAACAGTTCTGCCTAACCTGCCTTTGCAGTGTAACTCCCTTCACCTCTGCAGTCTCCTCCATTATTAGCATTGACTTCTGTGTACATGTTGTTGAAACAGAGTTGCACAACCATTAATGGGCAGCTTCTGTAAGGAACATCCTGTTGATGGTTGATGATGGAAGAGTTTAAAAAGATGAAGGTCAAATGCTGACAACGAAAGCAACAATCAGACAGGAAAGACTGTCATTATgtctgtacatatatataaagaCTGACAACTCAGCTGCTTCACTTTACCacaaaagtctgtttttttcttgtgaattgGGGATAAGTAacatttatattataattttttttttaaattataatcaGACATGTTATCGAGCAGTTTTATGTCAGATGTTCCATCTAATCATAAGTGTCCACAACTGATCGAATTCAACAAGGCGCTACGTGGCCGTAGCGTGGAACTCGTTTCATTGTGAAATCTTTAATCCTCACACTGCTCCTCAACACTCCTGCATCTCTAAAAATTGTAACTCCCTCCGCTCCTCCAGCATTCGAATTTAGGTGTATGTGAATTTTGAATGTTTCTTGTAAATTTGTGTTCACGTTTGCTCTAATATTGTGTATCTCAGGCTGTAATGGTGGGTGTTGGAGCTCAAGGACAGTCAGATTTATTAAACAAGCATCACCTGCTCAAAGACACGCCACCAATTTCAATTGCATACATGTTGAAATAACCGATTTAAACCTTATATGATATGCTTTACCGGTGGTGAAGGCTTTAAATTATCCTTCACACTGTTCtgcaaaataataattcaatagTAATACTGATTGTTCTCTAATTTGTGGAGAGTGGCGGGTTGTGCTGCTTGGATCTGCTCCATCTTTATCATTTCAACCTTTCAAACTTAAATAGGTCAGACATACCTTATCATGACATACTTCTTTTTTGACATGCAATACCATGAATTGCAGAGGTGCTGGTTGTAACCCAAGCATCAATCAACACTCCTTTATCATCTCTCTCACAGTTTGTTCAAGACCATAATTACAtaacatcttcatcacatcaCCATCCCGTACAGACAACCTCCTTATTTCAGAAAGTGTCAAGACTCATTATGCTGGGTAAGTCTTAGTTACTTTGATTTATTAGCAATACATTTTAGAGCTTATGTATGAATTGTGACTGGTTAACCTCCCTCTCTGTGTATTTCCTGTCTCAGTGAGGAGCTGGGTGTTGGTTAGATCCAGTCTGAGCATCCTGTTGCAGGGCCTGGCTCTGTTCTGGTTAGGCCCTGCCTGCGAGGCTACCTCTCTGGGGATGACAGTCCATGCTGTGCCCCTGGAAAGTGATGGAGGGAAAACGGTGGGCGTCATTTTCTTCTCAAAATTTTCTGTAAAGTTGTCTTTGAGTTCACAGTCTTACTCTGTGGGACTGGTAGACAgcctgttttacatttttctatattattgataataattaACAACTATTTGCTGCTGTTACAAAGCTCAAAGGAATCTAAAGTTATCATTTCATATATCAACATCATACTCTATTATTTGCATCTAGAAATCCATAGTTTTAAATGATCTTTGGAAACCATCCAAATTAGGAATTTTACAGGTATTTCTCATTATTTCTATTGTAATTGTATTTCTCTACAAACCTCATATTCCTtagaataaatgtattatttaatttcTCCTTAACTGAATCCTATTAAAATGTTCTCAAGCATTCATTAACAGAGGAAGAAAGTATCAGTTTTAACAAAGAATCTTTTTTGACAGAAACCACTTATTAAACAAACTTAACTCCCAAAACCaaatttttttcagtttaattttatttttagaaactCACAGCCATTTTAGCAGAAAAGCCAACTCAGAGTCTTTAATTAAGATCCATTAATCcattaattatcaaaattacTAAGATTTATTGTAATCAATGAATTTATTATTCAATAGCCATATTAAACCCATTAATAACTCTGTAAacaatcaaaacagaaaaatgaaaaacattttgattctTAATCCTTGATTTAATCCCTTAACTcgtacatactgttcatattctgacccttcacagtatTCGctcataattagtctttatACCAAAcatctgaaccacaaatctattttacattcataaataCCTTATCATCATgtcattaataaatatttgattcATTTACTAAGCTTTCGGAGGGCAGAGAGAGTGTATTCTTTTACACCAtttgtttacagtgaaaaaacattcacaatcgCACTATATTATGGTCTTATGTTAACTtaaacaggaaaacataaaagccatcatgatttcaacatttctgagtggtgatttttgaatttttaaataaatacaacatttaacCAAGAACAACctaaatctaaaaatatgtatcagctgcacaaaaatgaaataacaaagttgaaacatttccatttttgtatattctgggtcacatTAGGAAAAATTTCAGGGTAAAACAAAGGTGTTTTTAAGGTGTTTTTAATGCTCTCAATTGTAAGCATTGGTCAAATTTGAACTAAACAATATAAGGGATACTAACGCTTACTTTTTTGGGatttggaatttttaatgaattattaGACTTGATTTAATTGAGAAATTAAGGATATCTAAGGGATGaaattttgtgttttgcttgCACATTGTTACATTTTCACTGTACCATCAACTTTCACTGGGCCATAAACGCTCCTTACTGTATCTTACTATTGATTTATAAAAGATAATATAGACCATCTGGCGTTTTATGTTTTGTAGTATTGTGATACCTCATGAAGTACATAATACTGGCTGTAAAtatctgttttatctttgtGACTAAGAACAGACTGATCTCACCCTACAGGTTCTTCATCCTCAGCTGAATTCACTTAACTCGGTCATAAATTCCGTCACTGCACGCAAAGACACGTTTGTCATTCTCCTCTTTGCTTCTTGTAGGTGCGGGCTCATTTCACTGTCATCGCTCCCAATCCATGTCCATTATTAAGTGGGCTGTGTGTTATAGGTGATGACTGTATGCTCCACACTACCTCCTTACCTTTCAATGGCACCAAACCCGAATCTGGCTGGTGTGTCCGCCAGTGGTGGAAAAGTGTCCCCAGTAACTACAACGCCACCATCACTTTAGGGTATGAGACCTGCATACACTGTCTGGACCTTTAACCTCAAACATctgaaattcattcattcattcttttacaTCTGCAGATTTTTTAACCAATAACCTGAACAAGAATGGCCGCTCtgattttcatcttttattgttgccacttcctgttttatgatgttttggAGTGCAACATGCAAGTAGTTGCAAGTAAATAACGTTAACAAGGAGAAACTCTTTGTTCTTTGGCTTTTGGTTGTTTTATCTTGCCCAGATATAACTCATATGTGTCCGTTATTTACTCTGACAAAGTAGCTTAATAATCACAGCAATTTGTGGCTTAGTTTGACATTATTTAATCTTGACAGTTAAAGTTAACAATTGtagtaattataataattatacagATCTTGATTATATTAATAAACTGTGGATAAATAAGAGACATGtccataatttttcaagtctgttttaaaacaacagtcagctgcccaaatgaacattgtaacaggtttttcttgctgtaatcattcctccagttcatactgaccatcagaagatcccttcataaggcacttaaaatgtaagtgatgggggccaaaatccacagtcctccttctgaacaaaaatgtatttaaaagtttatctgaagataatatgaagcttcaaccatccaaatgagtcaaatcaagtagatatctttcagccGTCATGTAGTGTTAGTCATGTCAAGtagatatctacttgatatgactaactcagactgctgaagcctcatataagcttcagatcaacttttaaatgcatttttgtacaaaatgactgtgtggacagactgtggattttgtcccccatcacttacattgaaagcacatttgaaggggatcttttaatagtcagtatgaacaggaggaatgattacagcgaggaaaacctgttgttttaagacagacttgaaacattgtgaaccagtcctttaaggtttttgtttttttttacatctgtgaGAAATCTTTATCAATGGAAAATTGCTCATACCTATTTGATTGGTTACTGTGATTCATGTCTCACAACTGGTTTTTCTGGGTCCTCAgcaattttatttctttaacattCCTGTGGTAATTCTGCCTTTAGCACTTTGTACTGTCAGCACAGCGAGTTTCATTTATTCTTATACTCCCTTCTTTTCCTTTAGGACCAACACAGAGTTTCATGTTTCAATGAACGCAGGACCAAAGATTCGGACTAACAGCGGGAGACTCAACCAACCTGCTTATGTTGCTCTCCCACCCCCGATAAGGtaatgtacacaaacacagacacttaaGTGCCATTGTTGTAGTAAACAATATAATTAAGACATTATCCTCTCCAGTGTTGTAAAAAGTCGGCGCCGTTTACTTAAATTGCACATCAAAAATATGAAACTTGTGCGATTCACAAAACGCATCAAGGAGTATGGCCACCAAACTAAAATATTAAGGGAAATGAGGGCTTACTGTAGTTAAAAGCATTGAATAAGAGTTGCAGAGGTGTGAATAAATCAAACATACTCATAATCAGCTTTACAAACATTCTCTTGAGATTTCAAATCAAGTCTCTAACTTTGCAATAGTTCAGTTAATCACCTCACCTTTATCGTATCCACTTTTGTTCGTCTCGTCTATTGtgactgtatgtgtgatgtgtggaTCTGATCATCTCTTGTGCTGTGGGTTCAGGGCCCGTGTGAACTGCCCTCACCACTTTCATCTGGCGGTGAAAGACCTGGATGGGGACAAGGTGCGTTGTCGCTTCGCCCGCGCCGACCAGGGAGAGTGTGTCAGCTGCCCTCAGCACTCTTTTATAGAACTGGATGAGGTGAGTCTGACTTGAGAATTTCCTTAAATGGTATATACAATAACACATTTATCTACGTTTTTGTTCAGTGAGCTTTTGCAAATCTTTATTGAATTGATTAAATCGCATTTTTGTAAGCAGTATGATTAAACTTGTTCTGTGTGTAAAATCTTTACCTGCAGAAAAACTTATAACTTTAGCTGTCAGATGAATgtagtacaatattttcctctaaaatgtGGTGATGTATAactataaagtagcataaaatagaaCTTAATTATAGTACTtaagaaaatgtaattaattactaCCACTGGATATAAATCCACATTATTGCAAAACTacatgtagtttttttttaaagtaaacagCAAAGTAAACAAGTTGCTTTAAAGGTAATTTTCAAACACTGGGAGAAGTGTTGAAGCAACTTGCAGCAgtgattaaataaacaaaatcaagCTTACTTTAAGAGATCGCTATGTACCAAACTAGCTCAGTAATCAGGGAGGACAAGattgacagtgtttgtttgtttggatagCATAGGGAGGGCCCATAAACAGAAACCTGCCAGTAAAATGTACAAgtctcaatgaataaatagtgaTCATATTTTGCGGTCCAACACTCAGCAGTGCGTTGACTTCCTTGCCTCGCCCACCTCTCCAGAagcattttaaaaactcaacagcagcCTGACTGTCTAGGTTAATTTGAATAATCCAACTTGTTcattaaatgcatttctgtggtttaaatctgttttgtttattcacATGATTTGCTTATTGACTCATTACAATCACATTCTGCTTGACCTctgatctcttttttttaccaggAGAAATGTATGCTGAGATTCACCGGAAATGCACCAGTAGGACGATATTTTATCTACCTGATGGCGGAAGACCTGATTCCTGTGCCCAAAACAAGCCATGTCATAGACAACAAACCCCTCAGCTCTGTCCCCGTGCACCTCTCTCTCACTGGTGAGTCTGCCAAggcattattaaattattaaaggCATTTATGTTGTCTATATGCCCGCACAGACATGCAGAGTAAGAACTGGTAACTATAGAGgcataaaatgtatattttaagtTCATGTTCTATCCCATTTAAGTCCTTTCTctgtaaaaatgagaaatataattaacttttttttatgctgttaaCATATTCGTCTCTTATTCTCCTTTCCCTCCAGTGGAGGAGGCGTCTTCTAGCTGCAGTGCTGAACCTATGACGACAGATGAGACCCCCAAACAGGACTCGACGATGTTTGTCCTGCCATTCCAGGAGGTCAAATTCAACGCCAACTTTATGTCACGACTGGAGAGGTGTGTCTTAATgtcatctttgtgtttccacatgaaacatttttgacaaaacCCATATTGTTCCAGTGGCAGGTGACAGTTAGCAGGACAAACTTATCTCTTTTGTTTCTCTATATGGAGTTAAATAGGAAGCATTGCATATTCACTAGTGCTGCATTCATGCAATTTCGACAGAGAACAAGAAAAACTCCTGTTATTCCGACTCAGGGGCATCCATACATTATTCCAAGATGGTTACCTCCACCGCTAGCCATCATATAAAAAGCCTAACTTAGCTTCTTATGTTGCGTTACATATTTGTAGAGGTTTGTTAagtgaaagcacacacaaacacagagagcatAGCTCATTTTAAAGTAGTTGAATTGTAGCTGAATAGTGTTAATACTGGATTTTATTTAGATGTCACTGCCAGTGATCGAGGCTTTGCTGCTCTGAATCATACAGTATCACATGAACGGAGCATAATACACtaacttaaaggataggttcacaatgttacaagtctgtcttaagacaacagtcaggtgcccatatgaacaaatggaaaaatgcatttaaaagtttatctgaagcttatatgaggcttcagcagtctgagttaatcatatcaagtggatatctgccacattttagcatcaaattccttctttgtgtttccctgtttagctgcggtggaagtatagtaacaaaaagagggacttaggcactaaaaagactgtaacgatgaaagatatctacttgatttgaacaatttggacagctgaaacTTCATactatcttcagataaacttttaaatacatttttgtatgtagtagactgtggattttggcctcaatcaattacattgtaagtgtattatgaagggatcttctaatggccagtatgaataAGAGGAAtaattatggcaagaaaaacctatttcaatgttcatttgggcacctgaatatcattttaagacagactttaaaaaaatgtgaacctgtcgTTCAAAGTGCATTCACCAGGAATGAAATGTGCTTCATAAATAGAATTGCCtaaaggccctgcacacccacacaggtgttttcagtcaTTCTTGCTGATAAGACCTCTGCTCAAGTTGAAGGCGAGGGGAGCTATGCTAGAATTTCTTGAGGCCACCATACTTCATGTAGCAACacgcctttttcacagcagacattttgacttatgataatagaaaaagcacaggtgttaatAATGTCATTAATAATGACTCTGTTCttttcaagtgtcccagtaaatCATGATGGTATGACAGTAAGTcggcatgcacaataccaggagcctgaaactgaaacagctaaatggaattcagctaTCAATAGTTTGATTATTTTACGCCTgcgcttttcctactgtgataTGTCAAAGCGTCTTCTGTGATAAAGGTCTATAGGAGtaataaaagcataatttaCCTCACCCTAACATTTACAACCAAACTAACTGGAGAGTCTGGGAGATAATTAAGTGCAGTCTGTACACACCCATATGGTCCTGAAAGGAGGGCTGCATCCAAATTCActttatttgagtgtctgaaACATATGCCTCATATAGAGCCTACAAAAGTCCCACAACGGAATGTGTCcatgacatgaacacaatgCAATGTGTCATCTTTTATAGATGTGACAATTACTGTTGTGCAACTCTACACCTGCACCTGTCAATGATGACgcaaaatgacaataattcaTAAGTGTCTGTCTATGAACAGGGAAGTGATTTCTTACACAGCTGAGATCTAATCAGGCACAATAATtcaatgtatctgtgtgtgttaccaAGGGTGTACTAAGCCTTTAAGCAAActgttttaaatacagttatGACAGCCGAATTTAAAGGTTTCTCTCTATATTTGCAGTGTTTCAGAGATAGCGGTGGTTGGCCCACCTGCACTCTTCAGGACTGGCTTCGTATCAGTCGGCCCTCTGGCGACCATGACCATGGCCTGGGTCCGCTCCGAAAACAAGCTGACTCGTCTTTTGCCTGTCTGCTTTGTTGCGAATACCAAGAGGTAGGTTGTCCTGTGAACTGAATTGTACTCATACTGCCAGAATTACTTTCACACTCATGAGCAGGAGGAATTAAGGTTGTAGATACTTTAGAAAAATATTAAGTAAGGTTGTTTTTTAAGTCTCGGGAATTTATATGAGCTTTTTCAATATGGTCTATTATTCATAAGTACACCTGATTATACTTCTAGTTAAATTATTTCTTGAAGAAAGTATATTTAGCACATGACGTGGTCTGATTTGCACTTCTTGTCTTTCCAGTTTGCAGTCAGAGCCCAGATGCATGTGGCTGTACCAAAGTAAGACCTTTAGCTTCCTACAAATGTCATAAGACGCCAGATATGctttactgtactgtagctcTCAATACACTCCTGTACCAATCACTAGAGTTtctcagaaaatattcactatTACCTAATGACTATTAAAACATGCCTTTCCTAATATTTTCAGGAGAAATGAGGACCCTACCTACCGGAACAGGttgagaaaatattcatttcattataatcACACTTCATTATAATCAAGTCTTGTGTATGATTCAGATCTTGCCTAATGACGAGTGTGCTCATTATGTCTGTGAGTGAAACTAATTATTGATCATCTAAGAATGTGCTGCTGTCTGCCTGCAGAGTTGAAGTGTGAGAACACAGAGATGTCTCTGGTGCTTCCTGTCACCTCACTGAGCAACATCAACCTGGCCGAACTGCAGCTCAACAGCCCCACCTGTCCCGTCACCTACAACAGCACACACCTGACTGCACGCATCCCCTTGAGTGGCTGCGGCACCAAAACTGTGGTAACAGACTccacctttctttctttctttctttctttgactATTTTCAACCCTACAAGCCATCTTGGCATGTAGGTGTAGGTGTTTTGGCTCTGTACTCTGGCACACTGGATTTCAAATCAAACAATGATTAACTATGTTGGTTAACTATGTTGTAGTACTTacttaaaactttaatgatgGTTTGGTGGTGTCCACATTCATATTAGCCATAATAGCCTAGACAGTGATGCCCTTTTTACCCCTGAGAGACTATGTACGAAAAGTTCTACAATTTCTACAATTTCAATGTCATTATTGGCTATTTTTGACCCCCAATGTaaattattgaataaaatattatttgtttCAAGTTCTGTGGTTTATATCTTCCTGTCTTCATCTATTTATGACGATAAGAAAAGGATCATAGCAGTacttaaagagcaacttaacacCCTTGAAAATCTTGACTTTGCTGACCTCAAGTGGTTTCAGTtttcaccttgctgcagtgatgcacTACACCAAGCATCAGAGGTGAAAGTGACAGGAAACTTTAAACCAGACATGGCAATAAAACAATctggtgttaagttactcttaaAATTCACTTTGCATCAACAGGTTTTTCAGCTGAATGTGAATTCAAACTGTAGACTTCCTCATTCTCTCCTGTCTTCCAGCACTCTGGTTCAGAGCTGGTTTACACCAACACCTTGAAAAGTGTGCGTCCGTACACCATGGTCAGCCGCGAGCCCTCCCTCGTCCTCCCCCTGGCCTGCCGGATTCCTGGAGTCCAGGCCAAAGGACCACAGCACAAGATCAGCATGCCCACAGAAAAGGAAACCTTTGGTGAGGTTAGGTTTTGGATAGAATTTCACTTACCAGGAGAAGGGCCCCTGGCACAATTCACACGCGACCCGAAGTTGCGCTCCCTCCGATTCTCACCAGAACGAGTGCGTCGAGAGTTGGAATCACTATCAAGGAGCTACAGCACATCAAACAGCACCTCCAACAGTACCTCAGACTTCTCCGTTAACAGCACTGGCATCTATGACGCCATCGGGGCCAGGATCAACCAGCTGGACCTCCATGTGATGTCCAACTGCAGCGTTGATCGTGCTGAGATGGTAGTGAGCAATTGCATGGAGTCTGAAGCGGAAGACTTTTCTGTATCCAACCCCATTCTGGAGCAAGGGTCAGTAACAAATCACTTGTTGACTGTAATAGTTTGAGGTTACTATTTTGAAGAAGATAGAtatgaaacagtctgaaagaAATATTGACTCACACACAACTTATGTGTACATCTGTTTTAGCTGTCTCTGAGTTTGAAGCTTATCCTATAAACTCAGGTAGTTCTTTCACTATTTCTCTTTCAGATGTACAACATCCAGCAACACATTGGAGGTTGTTACAACAGAAAGCAATTCCAAAGTCTACCGCCTTGATTTGAGCACCCTGGAGACCCAAGGATCAACGGTCTGTACTTTCATGCAACACACATGTTACGTCTTTCATgaatcataaataatataacagGGCTGCACACAACATCTCCATGACCTAATACATACTTTCACTTGCAGGTGCTGGCAACAGAATAACGTGTGAAAAACTCTAaattcagatgttttttgttgggtttttttaataTGATGTTTATTTAAGCAGGAAGTCTCTTGAGATACATCATCTCTTTCACAAGGGGCGACCTTGCCAAAACGGCAGCATCACAAACATCATTCATTTACAACAATCACATctaacacaacaaaacaggacaAGAGAATTTATCAAGAAATTAGTGaaattttccttttattatGAAATGAATTAGCCTATACACATAAATAAGTAGCTTATAGTTTTTTCCTCTATATATGTACTAGTTCCTGCTTTTAGTTATTCAAAGAgacaattttcatttttgtttaatatttactttttttaccggtattttaagtgtgttttcacttgtctgtTGTGCTTACTATTAGAAATAACCAATTTTTCATTCTGCCCACTCGGTTTTAAACAAGACAATGGATGGTACAACTCAATTGCCCACTGTGTGAGGAATTAGTGCTTTTAAAAAGTctagtaaaatgtttttgtataaaTGCTCCGTCAGCTTAATCTCAAGTCAAGACCTGAGACTTGGTCCAAAAGTATTAGAGCATCTTTGACTTATATACAAACATTTGTGGTAAATTGTTCTGTCAAATGTCtatgattacatttttctctGTAGAATTGATGGTTTGCATAAATTTTTTGCCATACTAGCGGCTGTTTGGATGGAAGTTTCAGTCCAGTCCACAACTTTCAGCAAGGCTGAAATTTCCTGGATATATTGTCATGACATTTGGGACGGACATTCATGTCCCTGATATGATGACTTGTAATAACTTTAGTCCCATGACTAAGCGCAAAATTAATAACATTCCTCTCAGCATCGGCATGTTGTTACTTAACTAACCCAAGCCTGTTGGTTTGCATTTCATAAATATCCGCTAGaaatctcatgtttgtgtgAGGATCAAACACTG carries:
- the LOC137188897 gene encoding mucin-3A-like; amino-acid sequence: MLHTTSLPFNGTKPESGWCVRQWWKSVPSNYNATITLGTNTEFHVSMNAGPKIRTNSGRLNQPAYVALPPPIRARVNCPHHFHLAVKDLDGDKVRCRFARADQGECVSCPQHSFIELDEEKCMLRFTGNAPVGRYFIYLMAEDLIPVPKTSHVIDNKPLSSVPVHLSLTVEEASSSCSAEPMTTDETPKQDSTMFVLPFQEVKFNANFMSRLESVSEIAVVGPPALFRTGFVSVGPLATMTMAWVRSENKLTRLLPVCFVANTKSLQSEPRCMWLYQREMRTLPTGTELKCENTEMSLVLPVTSLSNINLAELQLNSPTCPVTYNSTHLTARIPLSGCGTKTVHSGSELVYTNTLKSVRPYTMVSREPSLVLPLACRIPGVQAKGPQHKISMPTEKETFGEVRFWIEFHLPGEGPLAQFTRDPKLRSLRFSPERVRRELESLSRSYSTSNSTSNSTSDFSVNSTGIYDAIGARINQLDLHVMSNCSVDRAEMVVSNCMESEAEDFSVSNPILEQGCTTSSNTLEVVTTESNSKVYRLDLSTLETQGSTMYVQCTVNLCIATLPSEKCPDLCTRAINHRSLVNSVFTKTYTINSGPISLVITTPGPTTAAPSTTTTTKPTTTTTTTTTTTAAVTTAAQTTTTSHAPQRASAMAVGVILTTISIFLQHIFLY